In Geoalkalibacter sp., the genomic window GACGTCCTCGTCGAGTCCCGGCATCTCCCTCAAACAGGAAGGCCTCTCCTACATGGCGGGCAGTGAATTGCCCGGTCTGGTGGTGAACATCTGCCGCTCGGGACCGGGCCTGGGCGGCATCGATGCGTCCCAGGCCGATTATTTCCAGGCGGTCAAGGGCGGCGGCCACGGCGGCTACCGCCTGATCGTGCTCGCCCCGCATTCGGTGCAGGAAATGTACGACCTGGCGCTGCTCGCGTTTGATCTCTCCGACCGCTATCGGATTCCCGCCATGCTGCTCGCCGACTCGGTCGTCGGACAGATGAAGGAAGCCCTGATTCCCGATGCGCGAGCTCAGGTCGAGCTGCCGCTCAAGGACTGGGCGGTGCGGGGCAAACCGGCGGGCGAGCCCCAGCGCGTGGTCAAATCCCTCTACCTGGGCGACGGTGAGCTCGAAGCGCACAACTGGCGCCTGCATGCGCGCTATGAGCTGCTGGCGGCGCGGGAAGCGCGCTGGGAAGCCTTGTATCTCGACGATGCCGAGCTGATCCTGACCGCCTTCGGCATCACCGCGCGCATCGCCAAAAGTGCCCTGCGCATGGCGCGCGATGCGGGGCTCAGGGTCGGTCTGCTGCGGCCCATCAGTCTCTTTCCCTTTCCCCGCGAGGCGTTTCGCGAGGCGACCCGCACGACGAAGAAAATTCTCTGCTGTGAACTCAACACCGGCCAGATGGTCGAGGATGTGCGCCTGAGCGTCGCCCGCGACGCCGAGGTGTTTTTCTACGGGCGGCCGCCCGGCGCCGGTTCCCTGCCGACCCCGGAAGAGTTGTTCGCGCAGATTCTCAGGTACTGCGGGAGGGCGGCATGAGCCTCGTTGAAACGCCCGTGTTTGCCGCGCCGCGTTCCCTGAGGCCGGTCGTCACCCATTTCTGCCCCGGCTGCCAGCATGGCACGGTGCATCGCCTGGTCGCCGAGGCCCTGGATCACTTCGGCGTGCAGGAGCGCACCATCGGCGTGGCCTCCGTCGGTTGCAGCGTGTTTCTCTACGAATATTTCGACATCGACGTGGTCGAGTCGCCCCATGGCCGCGCCCCGGCCGTGGCGACCGGGGTGAAGCGTGCCTTGCCCGATCGGGTGGTTTTCACCTATCAGGGCGATGGGGATCTGGCCGCCATCGGCACCAGCGAAATCATTCACACCGCCAATCGCGGCGAGGCCCTGACGGTGATTTTCGTCAACAACACCACCTACGGCATGACCGGTGGGCAGATGGCGCCCACCACCCTTGCGGGGCAGAAAACTTCCACCTCGCCTTATGGGCGCGATCCGGCCCATGACGGCGCGCCCATGCGCATGGCGGAATTGCTGGCTCAGCTCGACGGCACGCGCTTTTCCGCGCGGGTGGCCGTGGACAGCCCGCGCCACGTCATCGAGGCCGGCCGGGTGATCCGCCGGGCCTTCGCCACGCAGATCGAGGCGCGCGGCTTTGCCTTCGTCGAAGTCCTCTCGACCTGCCCGACCAACTGGGGCATGACCCCCGTGCAGGCCAACGCCCGGATTGCGGACGAGTTGATCCCCTGCTTTCCCCTGGGAATCTTCAAACAAGGGCAGGAAGCGTCGTGAATCTCGATCTGTTCATCGCCGGTTTCGGTGGGCAGGGCGTGCTGCTGCTGGGCAATCTGCTCGCCTACGCAGCCCTTCTCGAGGGCCGAAACGTCTCCTATTTCCCCGCCTACGGAGTCGAAAAACGCGGCGGCGCGGCGACCTGCACGGTGGTGATCAGCGACGGCGAGGTGGGTTCGCCGGTGGTGGGGCGCCCCGGTTGCGTCATTTTGCTCAACCAGGCTGCGGTCGATCAGTATCTGGCGCGTCTGCGTCCCGGCGGCTGGGCGCTGGTGAACAGCTCCCTGAGCGATGCCGCGCCGCCGCGCCTTGCTCAGGGCGAAGTGCTGGCCCTGCCTCTGACGGAACTGGCCCTCGACGTCGGCGACGCGCGGCTGGTCAATCTGGTCGCGGCGGGCATCTGGGCGCGAAAAACCGGGGCGGTCTCCCTCGAAAGCATGGAAAGCGCCCTGCGCGCGGTGCTGCCCGAGCGCAATCATCGCTTCATTCCGCTCAATGTCGAGGCCATGCGGCGCGGCGCCGCGCTCGTCGCGCGTGAAACCCGGATCCCGAGGGATGAATGCCGCGACCCCTGATCGAATTCATCAAGCTGAAGAAGCCGGAAAAGGCACGCTACCTCTGTGAACTGGCCGAAGAGTTCTTTCAGCAGGGCAAGCGGGTGCTGATCACCGTCAACGACGACAATCAGGGCGTGACCCTGGATCTTTTCCTGTGGACCTGGCACAAGGGTTCATTTTTGCCTCACTGTTTCGACAACGGGGCGGTGGACTGCCTCGACGAACCGGTGGTCATCACCACCGCCGAGCGCAACGGCAACGGCGCGCGCGTCCTGATTCAGGGCAAGCCCTGTTCCCTGGAGTTTGTGCGAGGGTTCGACCAGGTCATCGATTTCGCCGAAAGTTACGATGAGATGCTGCTCCAGCAATCCCGGCGGCGCTTTGTTCTGTACCGTGAGGCCGGCTTTGCTCCCCGCATGCGTTAACGAGGGTGGTCCGGCCTCGCTGATCCGGTTGGAGGAGGCCGCCGTGCCGGGGCGGCGTTGCACCCTGATGGGCACCGCCCGCGCCGCGCTGACTTGCTGGCGGCCGCGTCGCGGCGAAGCGCTGACGCTCATGGATGCCGAGGGCAAGGGGTTTCGCGC contains:
- a CDS encoding 3-methyl-2-oxobutanoate dehydrogenase subunit VorB, whose product is MNQRLFVKGNEAVAMGALAAGCRYYFGYPITPQSDIPEYMARELPRLGGTFIQAESEIAAVNMLLGASACGMRAMTSSSSPGISLKQEGLSYMAGSELPGLVVNICRSGPGLGGIDASQADYFQAVKGGGHGGYRLIVLAPHSVQEMYDLALLAFDLSDRYRIPAMLLADSVVGQMKEALIPDARAQVELPLKDWAVRGKPAGEPQRVVKSLYLGDGELEAHNWRLHARYELLAAREARWEALYLDDAELILTAFGITARIAKSALRMARDAGLRVGLLRPISLFPFPREAFREATRTTKKILCCELNTGQMVEDVRLSVARDAEVFFYGRPPGAGSLPTPEELFAQILRYCGRAA
- a CDS encoding thiamine pyrophosphate-dependent enzyme encodes the protein MSLVETPVFAAPRSLRPVVTHFCPGCQHGTVHRLVAEALDHFGVQERTIGVASVGCSVFLYEYFDIDVVESPHGRAPAVATGVKRALPDRVVFTYQGDGDLAAIGTSEIIHTANRGEALTVIFVNNTTYGMTGGQMAPTTLAGQKTSTSPYGRDPAHDGAPMRMAELLAQLDGTRFSARVAVDSPRHVIEAGRVIRRAFATQIEARGFAFVEVLSTCPTNWGMTPVQANARIADELIPCFPLGIFKQGQEAS
- a CDS encoding 2-oxoacid:acceptor oxidoreductase family protein — encoded protein: MNLDLFIAGFGGQGVLLLGNLLAYAALLEGRNVSYFPAYGVEKRGGAATCTVVISDGEVGSPVVGRPGCVILLNQAAVDQYLARLRPGGWALVNSSLSDAAPPRLAQGEVLALPLTELALDVGDARLVNLVAAGIWARKTGAVSLESMESALRAVLPERNHRFIPLNVEAMRRGAALVARETRIPRDECRDP
- a CDS encoding DNA polymerase III subunit chi, whose translation is MPRPLIEFIKLKKPEKARYLCELAEEFFQQGKRVLITVNDDNQGVTLDLFLWTWHKGSFLPHCFDNGAVDCLDEPVVITTAERNGNGARVLIQGKPCSLEFVRGFDQVIDFAESYDEMLLQQSRRRFVLYREAGFAPRMR